Proteins encoded by one window of Nitrospiria bacterium:
- a CDS encoding DPP IV N-terminal domain-containing protein, with protein MAILVAEIEKHDPETVKGLRVQRFNAAARLFNLATLFAFLTAGCGGGPAPSLVNPLKGNQPYGSEEEDQPMDLREGKPVYIWPVASPDGKRIAFVSNRDGNTELYVMNDDGSNPVNLTRNRAEDGNGSYAWSPDGSRIVFASRRSGNWAVYTVRPDGRDLRRVTSGSAQDYNPVWSPDGRWLAFASNRSGSWQIYRVHPDGTALEALTASAQDNDAPVYSPDGRSLAFISDRTGNWDIFLMPSEGGEAVDLTDYPSDEDHPRWASDGRRIVFESNKDGNWDVYTIRADGTGLVRLTQTPAAESSPVFSPDMRHVAFASYRDGNPEIYVMDSDGSNPTRLTFNPDNDICPYWSPDGSKIYFSSNRGGREEIYAIRMSDFREIAVSFHSNEEGSHGTGGYFEEHPTWFADGRRIAFAAGRDEARGWYVMDTETGRIERADPGTIDGHARPFAIEPGEDPVESHDGKWVAFESNRDGHWEVYVAGSDGSNPTRLTDAPGADIQPAWSPDDRRIAFTSNRDGTSAIYIMDRDGGHAGAVVRLPSARLPAWSADGKQLYFVAESAGRDELYRKNLESGEIVSLTRSIAPPGTRIWHPTASPNGRWLAYVTNASGEYRIWITDPNGTQKRLLTEAAGVRP; from the coding sequence GTGGCCATACTGGTCGCCGAAATAGAAAAACATGATCCGGAAACGGTGAAGGGTTTAAGGGTCCAAAGGTTCAATGCGGCCGCGCGACTTTTCAACCTTGCAACGCTTTTCGCCTTTTTGACGGCCGGATGCGGCGGCGGTCCGGCCCCATCCCTTGTTAATCCGCTGAAGGGGAATCAACCGTACGGCTCGGAGGAGGAAGACCAGCCGATGGATCTCCGGGAGGGAAAACCGGTATACATCTGGCCGGTGGCCTCGCCCGACGGAAAGCGGATCGCCTTTGTCTCCAATCGGGACGGCAACACCGAGCTGTACGTGATGAACGACGACGGCTCGAACCCGGTCAACCTGACCCGGAACCGCGCCGAGGACGGAAACGGCAGTTACGCCTGGTCCCCCGACGGAAGCCGGATCGTCTTCGCTTCCCGGCGCAGCGGGAATTGGGCCGTTTATACCGTGAGGCCGGACGGGCGGGACCTTCGGCGCGTGACAAGCGGCTCGGCGCAGGATTATAATCCCGTTTGGTCGCCGGACGGCCGATGGCTGGCCTTCGCGTCGAACCGGAGCGGAAGCTGGCAGATCTACCGGGTCCATCCCGACGGCACGGCCCTGGAGGCCCTGACGGCCAGCGCCCAAGACAACGACGCGCCGGTCTATTCGCCCGACGGCCGGTCCCTGGCGTTCATTTCGGACCGCACCGGGAATTGGGATATTTTTCTCATGCCCTCCGAAGGAGGCGAGGCCGTGGATCTGACGGACTACCCCTCGGACGAGGATCATCCGCGTTGGGCTTCCGACGGTCGGCGGATCGTCTTTGAATCGAACAAAGACGGGAACTGGGACGTCTACACGATCCGGGCGGACGGAACGGGTCTGGTCCGCCTGACGCAGACCCCGGCGGCCGAATCCAGCCCGGTCTTTTCCCCGGATATGAGGCATGTCGCGTTTGCCTCCTATCGGGACGGAAATCCGGAGATCTACGTCATGGATTCGGACGGGTCCAACCCGACGCGCCTGACCTTCAATCCCGACAACGACATCTGCCCGTATTGGTCTCCGGACGGGTCGAAAATTTATTTTTCCTCGAACCGGGGCGGACGGGAAGAAATTTACGCCATCCGCATGTCGGATTTTCGCGAGATCGCCGTGAGCTTCCATTCGAACGAGGAGGGCTCGCACGGAACGGGAGGCTATTTTGAAGAGCATCCGACCTGGTTCGCCGACGGTCGCCGGATCGCCTTTGCGGCCGGGCGGGATGAGGCTCGGGGATGGTATGTGATGGACACCGAAACCGGTCGGATCGAGCGTGCGGACCCAGGGACGATCGACGGACATGCGCGCCCTTTTGCGATCGAACCGGGCGAGGACCCGGTCGAATCTCATGACGGAAAGTGGGTCGCGTTCGAGTCCAATCGGGACGGCCATTGGGAGGTCTACGTTGCTGGATCGGACGGCTCGAACCCGACGCGGTTGACCGACGCCCCGGGTGCGGATATTCAACCGGCCTGGTCGCCCGACGACCGTCGGATCGCGTTCACCTCCAACCGGGACGGGACTTCCGCCATTTATATCATGGATCGGGACGGAGGGCATGCGGGCGCGGTCGTGCGGCTTCCATCGGCGCGGCTGCCGGCCTGGTCCGCGGACGGCAAGCAACTTTATTTCGTCGCCGAATCGGCCGGCCGCGATGAATTGTACCGGAAGAATCTTGAGAGCGGGGAGATCGTGTCCTTGACCCGCTCCATCGCGCCGCCCGGCACCCGCATCTGGCATCCCACGGCCAGCCCGAACGGCCGATGGCTGGCCTACGTCACGAACGCGAGCGGTGAATACCGGATCTGGATCACGGACCCGAACGGGACGCAAAAACGCTTGCTGACCGAGGCGGCCGGGGTGCGGCCGTGA
- a CDS encoding YncE family protein — MTKTPRMTIAVALAGIALWGCGGGIPDVRIDKGYPDFRSARAIMGEHRPMRLAVWGRTGYAIPEDLNEVFVLDLEGRRILKRIPVGTNPMGIVVTPDGRFTLVTNHHSGDLSIIENARGEVGRTLVLGDNPCGIALSPDGSRAYVTHHGGNRVSVLSIPSFEKIAQVAVGTGPMAAAVTPDGARLLIVNEASNDVSVLETRGLKTVSLIPVGRAPKSAAVSPDGRWAYVANSGSASLTVIDLKRQRAVRTIPLEESPVRVDIAKDGPENYSLVVW; from the coding sequence GTGACAAAAACGCCTCGGATGACGATCGCGGTCGCGCTGGCGGGCATCGCCCTTTGGGGATGCGGGGGCGGGATTCCCGACGTCCGGATCGACAAGGGCTATCCCGATTTCCGGTCGGCCCGGGCCATCATGGGCGAGCATCGACCGATGCGACTGGCCGTCTGGGGACGGACCGGTTACGCCATTCCGGAAGATTTGAACGAAGTTTTTGTCCTGGACCTGGAGGGCCGCCGGATCCTGAAGCGCATCCCGGTCGGAACCAACCCGATGGGGATCGTGGTGACCCCCGACGGCCGGTTCACACTGGTGACGAATCATCATTCCGGGGACTTGTCGATCATCGAAAACGCGCGGGGCGAAGTGGGACGGACGTTGGTCCTGGGAGACAACCCGTGCGGCATCGCGCTTTCACCGGACGGTTCCCGGGCCTATGTCACGCACCACGGCGGCAACCGCGTCTCGGTTTTGTCCATCCCGTCGTTCGAGAAGATTGCGCAAGTCGCGGTCGGGACGGGACCGATGGCCGCGGCGGTGACGCCGGACGGCGCGCGGCTTCTCATCGTGAACGAGGCGTCGAACGATGTGTCCGTGCTGGAAACTCGGGGGTTGAAGACCGTGAGCCTCATTCCGGTCGGCCGCGCTCCCAAGAGCGCGGCGGTCTCACCCGACGGACGGTGGGCCTACGTGGCCAACAGCGGTTCCGCTTCCCTGACCGTGATCGATCTGAAACGGCAGCGGGCGGTCCGGACGATCCCGTTGGAGGAGAGTCCGGTTCGGGTGGATATCGCGAAGGACGGCCCGGAAAATTACAGCCTGGTGGTTTGGTAG
- a CDS encoding DUF5050 domain-containing protein, with protein sequence MKRRSQVVSGVLGALAVSAMSGLVGCGQMMTPSGRSAGDLSAPQNAPLDFKLFFISYRDGTRELYVMDPDGSHQTRLTRNMGQVDYAVASPDEKRAVYVTDGTGNREIYRINVDGSDRVQLTHNDADDYAPRWSPDGKRIVFISERDGNAELYMMNSDGTDQTRLTHTPGMEDDPQWLPHGNKIAFTSNRDGNEEIYVMDPDGAHQTNLTKNRAEDWNPFWSPDGTRIGFVSTRDGNREIYAMNADGSDPMNLTRNPADDGSGMFTWSSDGRVLPFVTNRAGRREIFIMNADGSNPRNLTNTPNADEDDPVWLPDGRILFLTNRDGNWELYAMNRDGSGVTNLTNNPADDTRGIRLYPGR encoded by the coding sequence ATGAAGAGGAGATCGCAGGTCGTTTCGGGCGTGCTCGGAGCCTTGGCGGTTTCGGCGATGTCGGGGCTGGTCGGATGCGGTCAGATGATGACGCCGTCCGGACGAAGTGCCGGAGATCTCTCCGCTCCGCAAAACGCGCCGTTGGATTTTAAACTGTTTTTTATTTCGTACCGGGATGGCACCCGGGAACTCTACGTCATGGATCCGGACGGAAGCCACCAGACCCGGTTGACCCGCAACATGGGCCAGGTGGATTACGCCGTGGCCTCTCCGGATGAAAAGCGGGCCGTGTACGTCACGGACGGCACCGGCAACCGTGAGATCTACCGGATCAATGTGGACGGGTCCGACCGGGTCCAGCTCACCCACAACGACGCGGACGATTACGCGCCCCGGTGGTCGCCCGACGGAAAGAGGATCGTGTTCATCTCCGAGCGCGACGGCAACGCGGAGCTCTACATGATGAATTCGGACGGGACCGATCAGACGCGGCTGACCCACACCCCGGGGATGGAGGACGATCCCCAGTGGCTTCCCCACGGAAACAAGATCGCCTTCACCTCGAACCGGGACGGCAACGAAGAGATCTACGTGATGGATCCGGACGGCGCCCATCAGACGAACCTGACCAAGAATCGCGCGGAGGACTGGAACCCGTTCTGGTCGCCGGACGGGACCCGGATCGGGTTCGTCTCGACGCGCGACGGCAACCGGGAAATTTACGCGATGAACGCGGACGGGTCCGATCCGATGAACCTGACCCGCAATCCGGCGGACGACGGCAGCGGGATGTTCACCTGGTCCTCGGACGGAAGGGTCCTGCCGTTTGTGACCAACCGCGCCGGCCGGCGCGAGATTTTTATCATGAACGCGGACGGGTCCAATCCCCGGAATCTTACGAACACGCCGAACGCGGATGAAGACGATCCGGTCTGGCTTCCGGACGGCCGGATCCTGTTTCTGACCAACCGGGACGGCAACTGGGAGCTGTACGCCATGAACCGCGACGGGTCCGGAGTGACGAATCTGACGAATAACCCGGCCGACGACACAAGAGGGATCCGGCTCTATCCGGGACGGTAG
- a CDS encoding sialidase family protein produces the protein MVFYLSLALSLTPLAGPSALSQQVEGSSPASSIKSPASSFQPNHRITDAGRRSFWAHTFSSGAHSVAVRGGEVFTAWYDVRNGDSDVFFAKSDDRGATFGPNVRVNDDTGRARQYKPSLGLDAAGAIYMIWRDDRRGHADIFFARSEDGGKTFTKNLLLNDDNGWAYHGNPSIGVSPEGNVYAAWSDDRNGEGDIYFTVSHDRGRSFGRNLRLNDDAGRSVQSHPTVGAGAGGLVVVAWEDFRNGRSEIYLTRSIDGGRTFEPNRRVVSGADGTVQVSPSIAVDPHGRVAVAWAQFRPQSGPVDPPDAAKGETLWWEKVRQGDADIDLAVSADGGAHFSPSSRVNDDRTDRPQAFPSVAFDPRGGIDLAWEDFRNGQADIYFAQIGPGQVGLRANEKVNDDAARARHYHPSLAVDEQGRAYLLWTDGRGNPFVSSADADAHTEEEGNDIYFARSN, from the coding sequence ATGGTATTCTATTTATCACTGGCTCTTTCATTGACCCCGTTAGCGGGACCGTCGGCATTGTCTCAGCAGGTTGAAGGCAGCTCACCGGCATCCAGCATTAAGTCCCCGGCATCTTCGTTTCAGCCCAATCACCGCATCACGGACGCCGGCCGGCGGTCCTTCTGGGCGCATACCTTTTCTTCCGGGGCGCACAGCGTGGCGGTGCGGGGAGGAGAGGTCTTCACGGCCTGGTACGATGTTCGAAACGGGGATTCCGACGTCTTCTTCGCCAAAAGCGACGACAGGGGAGCGACCTTCGGTCCGAATGTCCGGGTGAACGACGACACGGGCCGCGCCCGGCAGTACAAGCCCAGCCTCGGGCTGGATGCCGCGGGCGCGATCTATATGATCTGGCGGGACGACCGGAGAGGCCACGCGGACATCTTTTTCGCGCGGAGCGAGGACGGCGGGAAGACCTTTACCAAAAACCTCCTCCTCAACGACGACAACGGCTGGGCCTATCATGGCAATCCGTCGATCGGGGTCTCTCCGGAGGGAAACGTCTATGCGGCCTGGTCGGACGACCGCAACGGCGAGGGGGACATTTATTTTACCGTCAGTCATGACCGTGGAAGAAGCTTCGGCCGGAACCTCCGGCTGAACGACGATGCGGGCCGTTCCGTCCAGTCGCACCCCACCGTCGGGGCCGGAGCCGGGGGTCTCGTCGTCGTGGCCTGGGAGGATTTTCGGAACGGCCGCTCCGAAATCTATCTGACCCGAAGCATCGACGGCGGAAGGACCTTCGAGCCGAACCGGAGGGTCGTGTCCGGGGCCGACGGGACGGTCCAGGTTTCTCCCAGCATCGCCGTCGATCCGCACGGCCGGGTCGCCGTCGCCTGGGCCCAGTTCCGGCCGCAATCGGGGCCGGTCGATCCGCCCGACGCCGCCAAGGGCGAAACGCTCTGGTGGGAAAAGGTCCGGCAGGGCGACGCGGACATCGATCTGGCCGTCAGCGCGGACGGCGGGGCCCATTTCAGTCCGTCGAGCCGGGTGAACGATGATCGAACGGACCGCCCTCAGGCCTTCCCCTCCGTTGCCTTCGACCCGCGCGGCGGCATCGATCTGGCCTGGGAGGATTTCCGGAACGGCCAGGCCGATATCTATTTCGCGCAGATCGGCCCGGGACAGGTCGGCCTCCGGGCCAACGAAAAAGTGAACGACGATGCCGCCCGCGCGCGTCACTACCACCCGAGCCTGGCGGTGGATGAGCAGGGCAGGGCGTATCTCCTCTGGACGGACGGCCGCGGCAACCCCTTTGTCTCCTCGGCCGATGCCGATGCGCACACGGAAGAAGAGGGCAACGATATCTACTTTGCGCGGTCCAACTGA
- a CDS encoding DPP IV N-terminal domain-containing protein: MKGVILATVGLVLCGSGLASGEEGGLSRRIAFESHRDGNWEIYSMNPDGSDQRNLTRSPGDDVWPVWSADGRRLAFVSTRDGNKEVYIMDADGSHPVRLTHDPAEDEDPFWSPDGRRLAFISTRDGNHEIYVVNSDGTDLRRLTRDPAEDSRPFWSPDGTKIAFLSKRDGNSEVYVMNADGSDQRNLTKSRGDDFNPKWSPDGTKIGFVSNRDGNNEIYVMNADGSNATNMTRDKHEDGRGAFFWAPNSQQLTVISNRDGNWQVYLMNVDGSSIKRLTVGPTDADIPTWSPDGGQITFVSSRDGHNQIYVMNRDGSHQTRLTHTASDNTWPFWRPVK, translated from the coding sequence ATGAAAGGGGTTATACTGGCTACGGTGGGTCTGGTCCTGTGCGGTTCCGGACTCGCATCCGGGGAAGAAGGCGGCCTGTCCCGCCGGATCGCGTTCGAGTCGCACCGGGACGGCAACTGGGAGATCTATTCCATGAACCCGGACGGGTCCGATCAACGCAACCTCACGCGGAGCCCCGGCGACGACGTCTGGCCCGTCTGGTCGGCCGACGGCCGGCGGCTGGCCTTCGTTTCCACCCGCGACGGGAACAAGGAAGTCTACATCATGGACGCGGACGGTTCGCATCCGGTCCGGCTGACGCACGACCCGGCCGAGGATGAAGATCCCTTCTGGTCGCCGGACGGCCGCCGACTGGCCTTCATCTCGACGCGGGACGGCAACCATGAAATCTACGTGGTCAACAGCGACGGGACCGATCTCCGTCGGCTGACACGCGACCCGGCCGAGGATTCCCGGCCGTTCTGGTCGCCGGACGGCACCAAGATCGCCTTTCTGTCGAAGCGGGACGGCAACAGCGAAGTCTATGTGATGAACGCCGACGGATCCGACCAGCGGAATCTAACCAAAAGCCGGGGGGACGATTTCAACCCGAAATGGTCGCCGGACGGCACCAAGATCGGGTTCGTTTCCAACCGGGACGGGAACAACGAAATCTACGTCATGAACGCCGACGGGTCGAACGCGACGAACATGACCCGCGATAAACACGAGGACGGCCGCGGGGCTTTTTTCTGGGCCCCGAACAGCCAGCAGCTGACGGTGATTTCGAACCGGGACGGCAACTGGCAGGTTTACCTGATGAACGTGGACGGATCGAGCATCAAGCGGTTGACCGTCGGCCCGACGGATGCGGACATCCCGACCTGGTCGCCGGACGGGGGACAGATCACGTTTGTCTCCAGCCGGGACGGCCACAATCAGATTTATGTCATGAACCGCGACGGCTCGCATCAAACGCGCCTGACCCACACGGCGTCGGACAACACATGGCCGTTCTGGAGGCCCGTTAAATGA
- a CDS encoding DUF5050 domain-containing protein, translating to MKRTYRWAMAAITAVLVVSGCGQKVKPGLLIPRETRDYKIYFSSNRTGERELFRMDPDGEHQIRLTNSSGAKYFAVVTLDGSRVVYVNNDHGKRDIYSMAPDGTDQHRLTDTGTDEFPRWSPDKKKILFISAREGNREVYLMNADGSRQIRLTRSENEQSDAKWSPDGTRIAFTSTSASGDEDIYIMDADGSHQRNLTHSPGLDWNAFWSPDGTRIGFVTTRDGNREIYSMNPDGSDPANLTRNPADDGSGMFTWSMDGRVLPFVTIRDGNREIYIMNADGSKPHNLTRTPRSEEDDPVWLPDGRILFVTNRDGNWELYAMNRDGSGLVNLTHNPADDMRSLVTYNESGLDRKN from the coding sequence ATGAAAAGGACGTACCGATGGGCAATGGCGGCGATCACGGCCGTCCTGGTCGTGTCCGGGTGCGGTCAGAAGGTCAAGCCGGGCCTTTTGATTCCGCGCGAGACCCGGGACTACAAGATCTATTTTTCATCCAATCGCACCGGCGAGCGCGAGTTGTTCCGGATGGATCCGGACGGCGAGCACCAGATCCGGCTGACGAACAGCAGCGGGGCCAAGTACTTTGCCGTGGTGACGCTGGACGGCAGCCGGGTCGTCTATGTGAACAACGATCACGGCAAGCGGGATATCTATTCGATGGCGCCCGACGGGACCGATCAGCACCGGCTGACCGACACCGGCACGGATGAATTCCCCCGCTGGTCGCCGGACAAGAAAAAAATCCTTTTCATCTCGGCGCGGGAGGGAAACCGGGAAGTTTACCTCATGAACGCCGACGGATCCCGCCAGATTCGCCTGACCCGGTCGGAGAACGAGCAGTCGGACGCCAAATGGTCGCCCGACGGCACCCGGATCGCCTTCACCTCGACAAGCGCGAGCGGGGACGAGGACATCTATATCATGGACGCCGACGGTTCCCATCAGCGGAACCTCACCCACAGCCCCGGTCTGGACTGGAACGCCTTCTGGTCGCCGGACGGGACCCGGATCGGGTTTGTCACGACCCGCGACGGCAACCGGGAGATCTATTCCATGAACCCGGACGGCTCGGACCCGGCGAACCTCACCCGCAATCCGGCGGACGACGGCAGCGGAATGTTTACCTGGTCGATGGACGGAAGAGTCCTTCCGTTCGTGACGATTCGCGACGGCAACCGGGAGATCTATATCATGAACGCGGACGGATCCAAACCCCACAACCTGACCCGCACGCCCCGGTCCGAGGAGGACGATCCGGTCTGGCTTCCGGACGGCCGCATCCTGTTCGTGACCAACCGGGACGGCAACTGGGAATTGTATGCCATGAACCGGGACGGTTCGGGGCTGGTCAACCTGACCCATAATCCGGCGGACGATATGCGCAGTTTGGTGACCTACAACGAAAGCGGCTTGGACCGGAAGAATTGA
- a CDS encoding cytochrome D1 domain-containing protein: MSSHGATIPSADTVRPPRLRNPVWKPAATGLALLGILGCGLPTPAAPDGSVPRGLLYVTNEGSNNLMVIDARRYRTLKTLPVGALPGGVALTRDGSRLYVANFTNTVTVVDTSSDRVVNTIEVGNGATGLALSPDQKILYVTNRSSHTVSVVDLAQGRTIQTIPVGLGPNWIDVAPDGRFVYVSNGSSSEVAVIETGTRSVVQKIKVGEMPTGLRVSPDGRTVWVADYPRGVTIIDTASRNIERTITVKSFPAGLTFSPDGKFVYVTNVSTDDLSVIDAGTYQVVGDIPVGKTPVEVKVSRDGRYAYVLNEGSSDLSVIDLPSGHVVRTVKVGVRPSGLAVQ; this comes from the coding sequence ATGAGTTCGCACGGCGCAACGATCCCTTCGGCCGATACGGTCCGGCCCCCGAGGCTCCGAAACCCGGTCTGGAAACCGGCGGCGACAGGTCTCGCTCTGTTGGGAATTCTGGGATGCGGTCTTCCGACGCCCGCCGCTCCCGACGGATCGGTTCCGCGCGGGCTCCTTTATGTGACCAACGAGGGATCCAATAATCTGATGGTGATCGACGCCCGCCGGTACCGGACGCTCAAGACGCTGCCGGTGGGCGCGCTGCCGGGGGGCGTGGCGTTGACGCGGGACGGGAGCCGTCTCTACGTGGCAAATTTCACGAATACCGTAACGGTAGTCGACACGTCTTCCGATCGGGTGGTGAACACCATCGAAGTCGGGAACGGCGCGACGGGCCTGGCCCTGTCCCCGGATCAAAAGATCCTGTATGTCACCAACCGTTCGTCGCATACCGTCTCGGTCGTCGATCTGGCGCAAGGGCGGACGATTCAAACCATTCCGGTGGGACTGGGCCCCAACTGGATCGATGTGGCCCCCGACGGGCGCTTCGTTTACGTCAGCAACGGCAGCTCCAGCGAGGTGGCGGTTATCGAAACCGGGACCCGTTCCGTGGTTCAGAAAATCAAGGTGGGCGAGATGCCGACCGGCCTCCGGGTTTCACCGGACGGTAGGACGGTCTGGGTGGCGGATTATCCCCGCGGCGTGACGATCATCGACACGGCGTCGAGGAACATCGAACGGACGATCACCGTCAAAAGTTTTCCGGCCGGGTTGACGTTTTCTCCGGACGGAAAATTCGTCTACGTCACGAATGTCAGCACGGACGATCTCTCGGTGATCGATGCCGGCACGTACCAAGTGGTCGGCGATATCCCGGTCGGCAAGACCCCCGTCGAGGTCAAGGTCAGCCGGGACGGCCGTTACGCCTATGTTTTGAACGAAGGATCGTCCGACCTCTCGGTGATCGACCTTCCGTCCGGTCATGTGGTCCGGACCGTGAAGGTCGGGGTCCGACCGAGCGGTCTGGCGGTTCAGTGA
- a CDS encoding DPP IV N-terminal domain-containing protein, which produces MNTFFRLRVSAFFLFSAINLIGCGMRQVATEPFNTDPIISERISRTTPAIVRLTRTETDEENPVWSPDGTRLAFESRRDGNKEIYAMDPDGGHARNLTGNPADDDDPIWSPDGQRILFVSNRDGNKEIYVMDSDGTHQTNLSRNAANDRWPVWSYDGLKIMFISDRSGSWDLFSMNPDGSDQRRLTTLPAVEDNQKWSPDMKHVVFVSDLSGHNEIYLMDGQGSRPRPLTKTSGESTCPNWSPDGKHLSFVSNRTGNWELYVMNADGSNPRQLTRTPEEEDSPRWSPDGKMIAFVSKGEAGAYISVVDLAGRIQKTMTDAVSEKEVPSWSPDGSRISFVQKDGQGPWQIFVMDLWGTQQARHDEGDGPFVAPIP; this is translated from the coding sequence ATGAACACGTTCTTTCGACTCCGGGTCTCGGCCTTCTTTCTGTTTTCTGCGATCAACCTGATCGGCTGTGGGATGCGTCAAGTCGCGACGGAACCGTTCAACACGGATCCGATCATTTCCGAACGGATCAGCCGGACGACGCCGGCCATCGTGCGGCTGACGCGGACCGAAACGGACGAAGAGAATCCGGTCTGGTCGCCGGACGGAACCCGCCTGGCGTTCGAGTCGAGGCGGGACGGCAATAAAGAAATTTACGCCATGGATCCGGACGGCGGGCATGCGCGAAACCTGACCGGGAACCCGGCGGACGACGACGACCCGATCTGGTCGCCGGACGGGCAGCGGATACTCTTCGTCTCGAACCGCGACGGGAATAAAGAGATCTATGTCATGGATTCGGACGGTACGCATCAGACCAATCTGAGCCGGAATGCCGCGAACGACCGCTGGCCGGTTTGGTCCTACGACGGATTGAAAATCATGTTCATCTCGGACCGGTCGGGAAGCTGGGACCTTTTTTCGATGAACCCGGACGGCTCGGATCAACGACGGCTCACGACATTGCCGGCCGTGGAAGACAACCAGAAATGGTCTCCGGACATGAAGCATGTCGTTTTCGTCTCCGATCTGAGCGGTCACAACGAGATCTACCTCATGGACGGTCAAGGCTCCCGGCCCCGCCCGCTGACCAAGACTTCGGGCGAGAGCACCTGCCCCAACTGGTCGCCGGACGGGAAGCACCTGTCCTTTGTCTCCAACCGGACCGGCAATTGGGAACTGTATGTCATGAACGCGGACGGTTCGAATCCCCGGCAACTGACCCGGACGCCGGAAGAGGAGGACAGCCCGCGGTGGTCGCCGGACGGGAAGATGATCGCGTTCGTCTCGAAAGGGGAAGCGGGGGCCTATATCTCGGTGGTCGATTTGGCCGGACGGATTCAGAAAACGATGACGGACGCCGTTTCGGAAAAGGAGGTTCCTTCCTGGTCTCCGGACGGATCGCGAATCAGCTTCGTCCAGAAGGATGGCCAGGGACCCTGGCAGATCTTCGTCATGGACCTCTGGGGAACGCAACAGGCCCGACACGACGAGGGTGACGGACCGTTCGTTGCGCCGATTCCCTGA
- a CDS encoding cytochrome D1 domain-containing protein, translating into MEDFRMRTGKAGWLSIGGIVFAFLILSLAPINAWANHQSRQEASLLGGATGDGPSPLFYITNATTDDLAIVDPVTQQIVKSIKVGKRPLGVATTRDGRYALVANFDSNSVSVVDLGLLKVARTVPVGTAPDGIHISPDGKWAYVANSASNDLTIIETSSFRTVKTLPVGKSPDGIVFTPDGRFAYVTNCDSNNVSVIDARAQTVVKTIGVGVVPEGIVITPDGTRAFVANNISDDVSVIDLTTNIVVKTIPVGKAPAGVTLGPGGRWVYVANEKSNSLSVIDAASAEVVRTLPTGGKFPVDVLFTPDAKQAFVSHRDSSTVTVLDMATGRVLKSLAMGESIQEGIARR; encoded by the coding sequence ATGGAAGACTTCAGGATGAGAACAGGCAAGGCCGGGTGGCTAAGTATCGGTGGCATCGTATTCGCATTCTTAATCCTGTCTCTAGCCCCCATCAATGCCTGGGCCAATCACCAGAGCCGTCAGGAAGCCTCCCTGCTCGGCGGTGCGACCGGGGATGGGCCGTCCCCCCTGTTTTATATCACCAACGCCACGACGGATGACCTGGCCATCGTGGATCCCGTCACCCAGCAGATCGTCAAATCCATCAAGGTTGGAAAGCGGCCTTTGGGGGTCGCGACCACGCGGGACGGACGGTATGCCCTCGTCGCCAATTTCGATTCGAACAGCGTCTCGGTCGTGGATCTGGGTCTGCTGAAGGTGGCGCGGACCGTTCCGGTCGGAACGGCCCCGGACGGCATTCATATTTCGCCCGATGGAAAGTGGGCCTACGTGGCCAACTCGGCCTCGAACGACCTCACGATCATCGAAACCTCGAGCTTCAGAACGGTCAAGACCTTGCCCGTCGGCAAGTCGCCGGACGGCATCGTGTTCACCCCGGACGGCCGGTTTGCCTACGTGACCAACTGCGATTCGAACAACGTTTCGGTCATCGACGCCCGCGCGCAGACCGTGGTGAAGACGATCGGGGTGGGCGTCGTTCCGGAGGGGATCGTCATCACGCCGGACGGGACGCGGGCGTTTGTCGCGAACAATATCAGCGACGACGTGTCCGTGATCGACCTGACGACCAACATCGTCGTGAAGACGATCCCGGTCGGGAAGGCCCCGGCGGGGGTGACCCTCGGCCCCGGCGGCCGGTGGGTCTACGTGGCGAATGAAAAATCGAACAGCCTCTCCGTCATCGACGCCGCCTCGGCGGAAGTGGTCCGGACCCTTCCGACCGGCGGAAAGTTTCCGGTGGATGTGCTTTTTACCCCCGACGCCAAGCAGGCCTTTGTTTCGCACCGGGACTCCAGCACCGTCACGGTCTTGGATATGGCGACCGGACGGGTGCTCAAGTCGCTGGCCATGGGAGAATCCATTCAGGAAGGGATCGCGCGACGATGA